From Prosthecobacter vanneervenii:
GAGCACGATCATGGTGGCGGTGGGATCGCGGGAGACAACCCAGCCGACGGCGAGAGCGATGGCGGGTGCGGTGTCGCGCTTTTCAGGCTCGGCGACGATGTTTTCCGCCGGGAGGTCCTTGATGAGTGCGCGCACGGAGGCCTCCTGCTGCTTGTTGGTCAGGATGAGGATGTTTTCCTTGGGCACGAATCCTTCGAGGCGGTCGATGGTGAGCTCGAGCAGGGTCTTTTCGCCAAAGAGCTTGAGGAGCTGTTTGGGCTGGGCATCGCGGCTGATGGGCCAGAAGCGCTGGCCGCTTCCGCCGGCCAGGATGAGGGCATAACGTTTTTTGGATTCGGCTTGGGACATGGGCTGTGGGTTTGAGATCAGTCTTCCATTAGCCGGAAAGCAGGATACGGGCAAATTCCTCTTTGGTGATTCTCTCAGTGAGGTTATGTTGAAGCATGCAAGAAACTCCCTCAGCCCCTGGATATGAAACATATGCGTCACTGATCGCCCCTGCGGCCGCCGGCTGCGCACTGGGCATCCTGTTTGGCCGGGGTATGCGCCGTGGGTCGTCCAATGTGATCGCCCTAACCCTGCTGGCCGCCAGCGCCGCCATCGCGGCCCCGGTGATCACCGAGGTGGTGCAGCGCACGGCGAACCGCCCGGGCAGCGAGCGCGGCAGCCGCCGCCGGCTGGAAGGCATCCGCAATCACGGCATGCCGGATGGGGATGTGGGCGAATTCTTTGCGGACACGCCGGAGCCGTTTGTGGCGAAGCGGTAAGCAAAGCGGTCGTTTTTCTTTGCCGACGGGATGCGTCAAAGTGTGCCGTCAGGCTTGGGGCCCGTTTTTTGCTCTTCGAGCTTCCTCCTCCGCTAAAGCTGCGGAGGACGAAACGGAGGGCGTTTTTTACCACCGGGGGCGGCAAAATGGCGAAGTCGTTTGTTGGCAAATGCGATTCCTGAGCCGGTCTTGAGGTAGCGTTCGAAGTCTTGGGCTTGGTTTCGATCAGAGAAGGCCAGATAGGTTTCGAGAATCCAGGGCTTGTATTGCCTGGTATGGGGGGATTTGCCGGAATTGTGTTCTTTAAGGCGCTGGCGGAGATCTTCGGTGAAGCCTGTGTAAATCTGCGAGGGATGAGATTCACTGCGCAGGAGATACACGTAGAACATGGTTTTCAACCTGGGCTTTGGGGACAGATGAAGGCAAGTCCTTGTAAACTTGGAGGAAGGGGGCGGCCCGTCCTTCGCTCTGCGAGCTACGGAGGGCATTTTTTGCCGCTTAGACGGCAAAAAATGGCGGAGAGGGAGGGATTCGAACCCTCGGTTGCCTTACGACAACGTCTGATTTCGAGTCAGGTGCCTTCAACCACTCAGCCACCTCTCCGGATCATTTCGAGACCGGAGGGTACCGCTTCTGCGGATGAATGCAAGGCTTACAATGCCGTCTCAGAATTGCAGTTGTGTTCGCCAGAGGGTGATGATCTTTAGAAGCGTCATGCAAATTCTCTCTGTTCTCATCGGCCTGGTGTGCGCGGTCCTGCTTGTCCCCGGGCTCATTCCTCTGTTTGGCTGGCTGCAGTGGGCCGTGCTGGCGGGGTGTGTGCTGGGCATTATCTTTGGCTCGTTCTGCCAGCGGAAGATCGGTCTGACGATCAACATCACGGTGGCGCTGGTGGCGGCCTTGAGGCTGTTTCTGGGTGGTGGGGTGGTTTAAACAACGGGTCTGTCGCAGGATGGATGTGGGTGGGCGTTTGATGCATCTCCTGCGCTCCTTCAGAGCGCGGCCTAGAGAGAGAATGACGCGCATTCAAAACCCAGGGCTTGCGCCCTGGGCTGACTCCTGCGGGCCTTTGGCCCACGATACGAGATTGGAAGCAGGTGGATGGATCGCATGGTCAGCTGACTCCTGCGAGAATCATGGCCCACGACACGGGGGCCGGGCGGGCCTGCCAGCCCATGGATGCGCTCGTTCTCTCCAGACCCTGTGCCATTATTTTTGGGCATTCGTGACAGGCAGCTTTACCTTGCCGTGTTTCACGCTGACGTGGGGGCTGTGGGATGAGAGGAAGCGCCAGGGGTAATCCACTGCCTGGCTGATGCCGACGCGGATGTCGGTCACGATTTCGTGGGTGGAGGTGGCTGGCTGCACGAGACCGCAGCCTGAGGGGCGGCCTTTGCCGGTCATGGGCAGGCCGTGATGGGTTCCGTCGATGGCGAGGGCCTGGGCGAGCTTGCCGGGGCCGGAGCAGAGCTCGTGCAGTTTTTCGCGGTGGCGGCGCTGCTGCATTTGGGGGATGCCACGGGTGGGAGCGAGAGCACGGATGAGGATGAGGCCGTCCCGGGAACCGCCTTTGACGAGGAGGTTGAAGAGCCAGTACATGCCGTAGTTGAAATAAACGTAGGCGGCGCCGGGCGGATGGGTTTTGACGAACTCGCGTGCGCTGGGACGGGTGGCGGTGTGGCAGGCGGGATCTCCCTCCACGGTGTAGGCCTCGGTTTCGACGATGGTGCCAGCACAGCCGCGCCAGACGAGCTCGACGCCGATGAGGTCGCGTGAGACGGTGAGGACGTCGCGCTGGAAGAAGGATGTGCCGAGATAGGGCATGCCGGGATCACTTGCTGCGGAAGCAGGAGCCGACGCCGCAGGTGGCGCATGAGTTCAGGGGCGTGGCAGGGGAAGGGGTGGCTGGCGCGATGGGGCCAGGGGGCAGCTTTTCGGAGCAACGAATGCGCACCCGAAGCTGAGTGTCTGTCACCGCGACCTCCATACGCCAGGGCAGGCGAGCACGCACACGGAGGTCGACGTAGTTCCAGAAGACCGTGGCATCCCGTCCGATGCGAGCGAGGGAGCCGACGGAGGAATTGGTGTGGGCGTGGCGTTCGACGATCTCCAGCCCGGCCTCGAGTGAGGCATTGTAAATGGCACCGGAGAGCTGACAGAGGCCGCCACCAATCTGCGGGATGAGGCAGCCTTCGCGAAGTTCGCGACCTTCAGCGTAGCCTTTGCGGCGGGTGATACGGCCGAGATGCATCCAGAAGCTCCACACCTCACCTGCTGGGACCTCAACACCGTTGAGCATGGACGAGGCCACGCGCAGGTTTTGGACTTTGCCCTCCTGAAGTTCTTTTTCGCGAGCGGAAGTGTACTCTCCGCGCCGGAGATCCGACTGCCACTGCGCTACGACGGGCAGCCCCGCCAGCGCGTGGGTCTTTGCGTGCGTTCGTATGCCGTCGTGTTGATTTTTGATGCCACGCCTTAGCTGGTGTGCTTTTGCCTTGGCCAGGAAGAGCAGCGCGGACCAGCGCGTGGGCTCAGGATGGGCATGCAGAGGCGGATGGGCGGCTGCGGCATTCATGTGCACAGCTTCTCACAAACCGGTCGGATGATCCACAAATTCCCAGGGGATGCCGAATTTGGATTCGATGTGGGCGGAGAGGGCTTTAACGCCGAAGGTCTCGGTGGCGTAGTGGCCGCCGTAGATGAGATTGATGCCGATCTCCTCGGCGAGGGTGTAGCTCCAGTGGGGGCCTTCGCCGGTGATGAAGGTGTCGATGCCGGCCTTGGCGACGGTGGCGACTTCGGAGCCTGCGCCGCCGGTCATGATGCCGATTTTGCGGCAGGTGGCGGGGCCGCCGGGGCAGAGGTGGACGCGGGCACCGGTGGCGGTGGCGAGGCGCTGCACGAGCTCATCGCGGCTGATTTCGGTCTCGATCTTGGCGCCGTTTTCGGTGCCCTTGGTTTTCATGAAGGTGCCGCAGGGTTCGAAGCCTAGGGCACGGGCGAGGACGGCGTCGTTGCCGAGGGTGGGGTGGAAGTCGAGCGGGAGGTGGCAGCTATAGACGGCGAGGCCGGCATCGAGGGCGGTCTGGATTTTTTGGAAGACGGGGCCGGTCCAGGTTTGGAGGCCGGTCCAGAACATGCCGTGGTGGACGACGAGGAGGTCGGCACCTGCTGCGACGGCTTTCTTGATGACGGGCAAGGTGGCATCCACCGCAGCGACGATCTTGGTGACCTTGCCGGAGCGGTTTTCGAGCTGGAGGCCGTTGAGGGCGTTGGAATAGTCGGGGATCTCCGCGATGCGTAGTTCGGTGTCGAGATGGGAGACGAGGTCGGGGAGATTCATGCTGGACAGTTGGTGAGGCGGTTCGATAGCATGCGCATCATGTGCTGCTTCACCGGAAAAGTCGAGGAGGTCAAAAACACACGCATCTTTGCCAGGCTGGGCGAGCACGGAGACCAGGCGCTGATCTATCAAATGTCAGTGAGCGTGCCGCGAGATCTGGCGATGGTGCTGCCGGTGCCGGTCAAAAAAGGCACGGGGGAGAAAGAGGTGAAGTTTTATGACTTCTCGAAATATGATCGGGTGTTTGAGGATCTGTGGGAGATGTTTCCTGTTTCAAACTTAACCTACGGGGATCCGTTTGCGGCAGCTCCGGCTGCGGCGAAAAGGTCTCTTCAGGTCATCTCAGTGGGTTCTTACGATGCGAGCTTCGTGCCGACTGCGGCGGATTTCAGCCGGCTGGACGAACGCTTTCGCCTACCTGAGGGAACTTGGGAGAAGCTGCCGGGGTATCAAGAGTTTGGCTTTGCGGTGTTCAAGCTGAAACAGGGCAAGGCGCAGGTGCATCCGATGGCGCTTTCATTTCCGACGGCGCTGGCGAGGACTGTTTTTTTCCCGACGATGCACATTCACGACGGGAAGATCCATGCGAAAGAGACCTTTGATCACACGCTGTATGTGCAGGGTGCAGGGCTGGATGTGATGGGCGCAGGCTGGCAGGAGTCACCTGGGCTGGCTGTGACGAAGGTGAAATGCGGCTACACACATGGGATGATCCGGCCGGAGATGCACGTGTACCGGAACCAGATTCGTGGGAAAAATGACAACGGCGACATTCTGGTGAAGCCGAAGAAGGCGTAAGCATGTCTGAAGCCACACGATTCGCCCCAAGCCCTACCGGATGGCTGCATCTGGGGCATGCGTATGCGGCTTTGTTTGCCTATGAGCAGGCGGCTGGGGGGCGGTTTTTGATCCGGCTGGAGGACATTGATGGGACGCGGGCGCGGCCGGAGTATGAGGGGGCGATTTTTGAGGACCTGGCCTGGCTGGGGCTGGAGTGGGAGCAGCCGGTGAGGCGGCAGTCGGAGCACTTTGATGATTATCGTGCCGCTTTGAAGAAGCTGGAGGCAATGGGGGTGATGTATCCGTGCTTTTGCACGAGGCGGGAGATTCAGGAGGAGATCGCGCGGGCAGGGAATGCGCCGCAGGGGCCGGACGGGCCGCTGTACCCGGGGACGTGCCGCGGACGCAGCGCGGAAGAACGTGAGCAGCGGATGGCGGCAGGGGAGCAGTATGCGCTGCGGCTGGATGTGGCCAAGGCTGGGGGGCTTGTGAACGGAGAGCTGCTCTGGACGGATCGCACCCGAGGGTGCTTTGTGGCGAAGCCAGCCGTGTTTGGGGATGTGGTACTGGCACGGAAGGACACGCCGGCGAGCTATCACCTGGCGGTGGTGGTGGATGATGCGCTGCAGGGGATCACGCTGGTGACGCGAGGGGAGGACCTGCTGGAGGCGACACATCTGCACCGGCTGCTGCAGGCGCTGCTGGGGCTGCCGGTGCCTGAGTGGCGGCACCATGGGCTGATCACGGATGAGAACGGGAAGCGCTTGGCGAAGCGCGATGATGCGAGATCGCTACGGAGCCTGCGTGAGGCGGGGTGGACTGCGGAGAGAGTGAAAGAGGAGATCCGGCGCAAGATGGCACCGTGATCAGAATCCGGTCACAGGGGGAGGTACAGTCATGACGCCGCCACCGCGGAGGGGGTTGCCTTTGACCTCGGCGATCTCGGAGACAATGTTGTCTTTGAAGCTGAGGCTGAGGGTGCCGACCTCCACCCGGATGTAGACGACGGTTTGCACGATCTGGCCGAAGGAATTGACCCCTGTGGAGGTCTGGGGCACCTGCTCGTAGATGCTGTATTCCAGGCGCTCCTCCTTGCCTGCGGCGGTGATCTTGCTGGATTTGCGGGAGGGCTTGCCCATGGAGGCCTGGACCTCCTGGCTGGTCATGCCAAGGGCGACCTGCTTGTGCTGGATGAGCTCGTCCACCTGACGGGTGCGCTCATAGAGCTTTTTGAGATTGGCGTAGAGATTGGGGTCGGAGGATTGAACGTCTGTGAGGCGGACCCAGCCTGCGACATCGCCATGGCGGGCGCGGCCACGCACACGGTAGGCGGTGTCTGACATGGCCAGCAGCGTGACGGGTGTGCCAGGGGCGAAGGAGCCGAGGGCACCCTGGAATTTGCTGGTGGGATAGACCGGGGCCTCGATCTGGACCTTGAGAACGATGGGCTTGGGGGTGAGGCCTTCCAGAGCGAAGGTATTGGGCTCGACCGTCTGAAGAGAAGAGCGGTTGCGCGGCGAGGAGGTGACGGACTGTGCCGGAGCGGTCTGAGAGATGCACAGGGCAAGGAGGGCCAAACAGAACGCTTTCATGGCTGGGTGGGCGGGGATTGATCTGAGAATAACCGACTCTGACGGGTCGGGGCAACCTTTTGTTCGACGCAGAAAATATCCCGCGTAATCCTAAGCCCCCACTGACCATGCCAAACGGACCCCTTTCCACCAAGCTTTTTGACCTCGCCAAGCAGTACATCCCCGGAGGAGTGAACTCTCCGGTGCGTGCCTTCCGCAATGTCGGCGGAGATCCGTTTTTCGTGAAGCGCGCCAAGGGCTGCCGCATCTACGATGTGGATGACCGCTGCATGATCGACTACGTGGGGACGTGGGGCCCAGCGATCCTAGGTCATGCGCCGATCCCGGTGATCGAGGCGATCCACACGGCGGCGAAGGAAGGTGTGAGCTTTGGCATCCCGAACTTGTATGAGGTGGAGATGGCGCGGACGATCTGTGAATGGGTGCCGAGCATCCAGAAGGTGCGCATGGTGAGCAGCGGCACGGAGGCGACGATGTCGGCGATCCGTCTGGCGCGCGGGTTTACCGGACGTGAGCGGCTGGTGAAGTTTGACGGCTGCTACCATGGGCACTCTGACAGCCTGCTGGTGGCGGCGGGCAGTGGAGCGCTGACGCATGGAAATCCGGACAGCGCCGGGGTGCCGAAGAGCTTTGCGGAGCTGACAAGCGTGCTGCCTTTCAATGATGAGGCGGCGCTGGAGGAGCTGTTTGAGAAACAGGGGCACGAGATCGCGTGTGTGATCGTGGAGCCGTATCCGGCGAATGCGGGGCTGATCCTGCCGAAGCCAGGATTTCTGCAGAAGCTGCGGGACATCACGGCCAAGCATGGGGCGCTGCTGATCTTTGACGAAGTGATGACGGGCTTCCGCCTGGCGAAAGGCGGGGTGCAGGAGCTGGAGAAGATCACGCCGGACCTGACGTGCCTGGGCAAGGTGATCGGCGGCGGTCTGCCAGTGGGTGCCTTTGGCGGGCGTGCTGATGTGATGGACAAGCTGGCTCCTCTGGGGCCGGTGTATCAGGCGGGCACGCTGAGCGGGAACCCCGTGGCGCTGGCCGCCGGGCTGGCACAACTGCGCGAGCTGGAGAAGAAGAACGGCTATGCGCTGCTGGAGAATCTGGGGCAGATCATGGAGGATGCGGTGCTGGAGGTGCTGAAGAAGAAGGGGCTAAACTACCGGTGGTACCGCCGGGGCAGCATGTTCTGCCTGTTCTTCACGGAGAAGGAAGTGCACAGCCTGCAGGATGCGAAGACGAGCGACCTGGCTGCCTTCAGGAAGTTCTTCCACCACTGCCTGGACAACGGGGTGTACTTTGCGCCGAGCCAGTTTGAGACGGGATTCATCAGCATGGCGCACAGCCGGGATGACCTGGAGCAGACGGCAGAAGTGGCGGCTGCGGCACTGGCGGCGCTGTAAAAAGGGGGCTCACACAAAACGCGACAGGGGCGCTATAGCCTGTGCTTCAAGTTTCTGTGGGAAGAGTGACGGGCAGTCCATGGCAAAACGATTCATGCGTGCAAGGGAGGGCGGCATTTGCCAAAGAGCATCGTCGCCAGTAGCCTCTGCGCATGTCCGAACCCCGTTTTGCCGTTGCCCAGCTGGATGAAATCACGCCGACGCCTTGTCCATGCGGGCAGGCGCGGAGGGCGTTCAAGGAAGACTGGAACACGCTGGCGACGGTGCACCTGACGGACATCCACGCGGACTCGAAGGCGCACTACCACAAGAAGATGACGGAGATCTACATCGTGCTGGAGGGCGAGGGGCATCTGGAGGTGGACGGGCAGATCGTGCCGCTGAAGCCGATGACGACAGTCATGATCCGGCCAGGGTGTGTGCACCGTGCGGTGGGCAAATTGAAAATCATCAATGTGCCGATGCCGCCGTTTGATCCGGCGGATGAGTTTGAAGTGTGACTCTTGATTATGCGCGACCTCATCACCAGTCTGGACTCCACGCGGCTCGGCTTCTTCAAGTCGATCCTGGATGAGGCGGGCATCGCCTGCTTCATCCGCAACGAGACGACGGCGCAGCTGACGAACATCTTCATCGGCCCGCTGCAGCCGACGCTGTGCCTGGTGGACGATGATGACTTTGCCGAGGCCAGCGCACTGCTGCTGCCGCATCAGGCACCGGAGGAGGCCATTTTCAGCACGGACGACGACTGGAGCTGCCCGGCGTGCAAAGAATCGAATCCTGTCTCGTTTGAGGTGTGTTGGAAATGCCAGACGGCCAAACCTGAATGACTCCGATGATGAAAAAGCGCGCTCTCACCACATTGCTGGCAGCCCTGTTTCCGGTGCTGGCCAGTGCTGAAACACCGAAGGCCAAGAAGACGGCGATGCCGGAGGGGTTTCATGAGCTGAAGATCGGAGATGCGGCGCCGGATTTTGACCTGGTGGGCATTGATGAAGAGAAGCACACGCTGAAGGAGTATGCGGACGCGGAGCTGCTCATGGTGGCGTTTCTGAGCAACCACTGTCCGACTTCGCAGGCCGTGGAGGGACGGATCAAAAAGCTGATCAAGGATTTCAAGGGCAAGGGGCTGAAGGTGGTGGCGATCAATCCGAATGATCCTGCGGCCCTACGGCCAGATGAGCTGGGCTACTCGAAATACAACGACAGCTTTCCCGAGATGAAGCTGCACGCGAAGGAGCAGAATTTCACCTTCCCCTATCTCTACGACGGGGACACGCAGAAGACGGCGCTGGCGTACGGATGCATGGCCACGCCGCATGTGTTCCTCTTCGACCAGGAGCGGAAGCTGCGGTACCAGGGGCGGCTGGACGATTCGCGCTATGCTGATGAAAGCACGGTGACCGCGCCGGATGCGCGCAATGCGATCGAGGCGCTGGTGGCGGGCAAGCCGGTGCCGGTGGAGGTGACGAAGCCGCACGGGTGCTCGACGAAGTGGATCGACAAACGGAAGCAGCTCGCGGCTGACAACGAAAAGTGGGAGAAGGGCGAGGTGGAGGTGGAGCTGATCGACGCCAAAGGGATCGAGGCGCTGCGGAAGAACGACACGAAGAAGGTGCGGATGTTCAACGTGTGGGCGACGTGGTGCGGGCCGTGTGTGGCGGAGTTTCCGCAACTGGTGGCCACCGCAAGGAAGTTTGGCCTGCGCGACTTTGAATTTATCAGCATCAGCATGGATGACCCCAAGGAGATGGGCGAGGTGAAGGCGTTTCTGGAAAAGCATAATGCCATCGTGCCGGACAAGCTGAAGGCATCGCTCAAGGCCGAGGGACGCAAAGGGAATGCCTATGTTTTCAGCGAGGCAAGCCAGGATGCGCTGATCAAGGCGCTGGACCCTGAATGGCCGGGGCCGATTCCGCACACGCTGGTGGTGGCTCCGGGAGGAGAGGTGATCTACCGCCATAACGGCCCCATCGACGGAGACGAACTGAGGGAGAAAATCCTGGAGCACATGGGCCGGTTTTACGTGCCCGAGAAGTAGCGCCGTTGTTGTGATGGCAAGCTGTGCAAGCGGGACGCCTGCAATCCTTTAAAACCAGCCGCAGACGAGCTTTATGAAGCGGAGGCCTTCGGCGGTGAGCTTGCCGGTGGAGCCGCTCCCGGTGACGCAGCCGCGGGTGTTGAGATAGTGAGGAAGGCCGGAGTCCTGGACCCAGGTGACGACCGGGACTGAAACGGTGGTGGCTGAGG
This genomic window contains:
- the hemL gene encoding glutamate-1-semialdehyde 2,1-aminomutase, which translates into the protein MPNGPLSTKLFDLAKQYIPGGVNSPVRAFRNVGGDPFFVKRAKGCRIYDVDDRCMIDYVGTWGPAILGHAPIPVIEAIHTAAKEGVSFGIPNLYEVEMARTICEWVPSIQKVRMVSSGTEATMSAIRLARGFTGRERLVKFDGCYHGHSDSLLVAAGSGALTHGNPDSAGVPKSFAELTSVLPFNDEAALEELFEKQGHEIACVIVEPYPANAGLILPKPGFLQKLRDITAKHGALLIFDEVMTGFRLAKGGVQELEKITPDLTCLGKVIGGGLPVGAFGGRADVMDKLAPLGPVYQAGTLSGNPVALAAGLAQLRELEKKNGYALLENLGQIMEDAVLEVLKKKGLNYRWYRRGSMFCLFFTEKEVHSLQDAKTSDLAAFRKFFHHCLDNGVYFAPSQFETGFISMAHSRDDLEQTAEVAAAALAAL
- a CDS encoding GIY-YIG nuclease family protein, whose product is MFYVYLLRSESHPSQIYTGFTEDLRQRLKEHNSGKSPHTRQYKPWILETYLAFSDRNQAQDFERYLKTGSGIAFANKRLRHFAAPGGKKRPPFRPPQL
- a CDS encoding putative signal transducing protein, coding for MRDLITSLDSTRLGFFKSILDEAGIACFIRNETTAQLTNIFIGPLQPTLCLVDDDDFAEASALLLPHQAPEEAIFSTDDDWSCPACKESNPVSFEVCWKCQTAKPE
- a CDS encoding Nif3-like dinuclear metal center hexameric protein, translated to MNLPDLVSHLDTELRIAEIPDYSNALNGLQLENRSGKVTKIVAAVDATLPVIKKAVAAGADLLVVHHGMFWTGLQTWTGPVFQKIQTALDAGLAVYSCHLPLDFHPTLGNDAVLARALGFEPCGTFMKTKGTENGAKIETEISRDELVQRLATATGARVHLCPGGPATCRKIGIMTGGAGSEVATVAKAGIDTFITGEGPHWSYTLAEEIGINLIYGGHYATETFGVKALSAHIESKFGIPWEFVDHPTGL
- a CDS encoding cupin domain-containing protein encodes the protein MSEPRFAVAQLDEITPTPCPCGQARRAFKEDWNTLATVHLTDIHADSKAHYHKKMTEIYIVLEGEGHLEVDGQIVPLKPMTTVMIRPGCVHRAVGKLKIINVPMPPFDPADEFEV
- a CDS encoding DNA-3-methyladenine glycosylase, producing the protein MPYLGTSFFQRDVLTVSRDLIGVELVWRGCAGTIVETEAYTVEGDPACHTATRPSAREFVKTHPPGAAYVYFNYGMYWLFNLLVKGGSRDGLILIRALAPTRGIPQMQQRRHREKLHELCSGPGKLAQALAIDGTHHGLPMTGKGRPSGCGLVQPATSTHEIVTDIRVGISQAVDYPWRFLSSHSPHVSVKHGKVKLPVTNAQK
- the gluQRS gene encoding tRNA glutamyl-Q(34) synthetase GluQRS encodes the protein MSEATRFAPSPTGWLHLGHAYAALFAYEQAAGGRFLIRLEDIDGTRARPEYEGAIFEDLAWLGLEWEQPVRRQSEHFDDYRAALKKLEAMGVMYPCFCTRREIQEEIARAGNAPQGPDGPLYPGTCRGRSAEEREQRMAAGEQYALRLDVAKAGGLVNGELLWTDRTRGCFVAKPAVFGDVVLARKDTPASYHLAVVVDDALQGITLVTRGEDLLEATHLHRLLQALLGLPVPEWRHHGLITDENGKRLAKRDDARSLRSLREAGWTAERVKEEIRRKMAP
- a CDS encoding redoxin family protein — translated: MMKKRALTTLLAALFPVLASAETPKAKKTAMPEGFHELKIGDAAPDFDLVGIDEEKHTLKEYADAELLMVAFLSNHCPTSQAVEGRIKKLIKDFKGKGLKVVAINPNDPAALRPDELGYSKYNDSFPEMKLHAKEQNFTFPYLYDGDTQKTALAYGCMATPHVFLFDQERKLRYQGRLDDSRYADESTVTAPDARNAIEALVAGKPVPVEVTKPHGCSTKWIDKRKQLAADNEKWEKGEVEVELIDAKGIEALRKNDTKKVRMFNVWATWCGPCVAEFPQLVATARKFGLRDFEFISISMDDPKEMGEVKAFLEKHNAIVPDKLKASLKAEGRKGNAYVFSEASQDALIKALDPEWPGPIPHTLVVAPGGEVIYRHNGPIDGDELREKILEHMGRFYVPEK
- a CDS encoding VanW family protein, yielding MNAAAAHPPLHAHPEPTRWSALLFLAKAKAHQLRRGIKNQHDGIRTHAKTHALAGLPVVAQWQSDLRRGEYTSAREKELQEGKVQNLRVASSMLNGVEVPAGEVWSFWMHLGRITRRKGYAEGRELREGCLIPQIGGGLCQLSGAIYNASLEAGLEIVERHAHTNSSVGSLARIGRDATVFWNYVDLRVRARLPWRMEVAVTDTQLRVRIRCSEKLPPGPIAPATPSPATPLNSCATCGVGSCFRSK